A window of Halobellus ruber genomic DNA:
CGGGCAGTCGACCGACGGCGACCCGTGAGCGGCGGCAGCGCGTCGAAACGGTCGTCCGCCGGGAGTAGAATTATGCCGGATCGATACAATCGTTGGGACGATGGAGGACAGCGAGTACGAGGAACTCACCTCGTCGTTGACGCCCCACGAGTCCGCGGGCGGGGTGACGACCTACCGGAACACCGTGAGCATCGCCTGCCCAGCGTGCGGTGACCCCTTCGACGATCTGGTCATCTGTGAGGACGAGTACAACAGCTTGGAGCTCAGTATGCTGCTGGACCTCTGCGTAACCACGCACGAAGACGAGGTCCTGCTTTTCACCCACAAGCAATAGCCCGCGGTCCCGCCGCCGCGAGTCGGGCTACTCCCGCAGGTCGATCCGCTCGGGCGGCAGCCCCTCCTCGTTGACCACGTCGCCGTCGTCGTCGACGGTGACGACGCCGCGGTTGTTGACCGCGTGGGGATCGAGGCCGACCTCCTCGAGAAACTGTTTGTAGAGCCGCTCGGCCGTCTCGCCGTCCTTCTGGCGATCCGAGGCGCGGTCGCAGAGCTCCACCAGGTTCTCGGGCACGTCGTTCTCGTGAACGATCCAGTGGTTCAGCAGGTCCGAGAGCCGCCGGATCGGCGAGGTGAAGTGGCCGTAGATGTCGAAGTTGAGCGCGTAGTGGCCGCCGAAGGGATCGTTCATGTATTTCGCGCGCGGCATCACCTTCAGCACCGCCCGCTGGATCTTGTTCAGCGCGCGCTTCTCCGAGTTCTCCAGGGCGTCGTTGACCGCTTTCCGGGGGTCGTCCCAGTTGGCGCCCGAAATGCTCACGCCGTCTAAGTCGTTGATCTCCCGGAGGGCGTCGTTCCACTGGTCGGGCGTCGGCTGCGGGTGGACCCGATACATCGCCTCGACCCCGCGGTTCCACATCAGTTCGTGGGTGACGGCCTTGTTGGCCTTCAGCATACACTCCTCGATGATGGTGTGGGCGCGGTCCCGGCTCGGGTTCAACACGAGGGAGCCGTCCGCCTTCCGCTGTTCGTGGAGTGCCTCGGCGAGTTCGTAGACGAGGGCGTTCTCCTCGTGCAGCGGCGCATCGGGGTCGTCGAGCCGGCGCTCGCACTGCGTGTAGG
This region includes:
- a CDS encoding DUF7385 family protein; the encoded protein is MEDSEYEELTSSLTPHESAGGVTTYRNTVSIACPACGDPFDDLVICEDEYNSLELSMLLDLCVTTHEDEVLLFTHKQ
- a CDS encoding ribonuclease catalytic domain-containing protein, producing the protein MSNDAQSQAGTPEGQGPVEISVDLARQLQEKREELFEEFEIRDAFPPEVRSEAEARTEGVQDEIEAELDDRQDLRELTTWTTDPVDAQDFDDALSIREGEETYTLWVHIADVTHYVHPDSEMWAEAIERGNTVYLPGYTVHMLPPILAETVCSLVPEEDRLAHTVEMEIAKESLSFESVDIYKSVIHSDERLTYTQCERRLDDPDAPLHEENALVYELAEALHEQRKADGSLVLNPSRDRAHTIIEECMLKANKAVTHELMWNRGVEAMYRVHPQPTPDQWNDALREINDLDGVSISGANWDDPRKAVNDALENSEKRALNKIQRAVLKVMPRAKYMNDPFGGHYALNFDIYGHFTSPIRRLSDLLNHWIVHENDVPENLVELCDRASDRQKDGETAERLYKQFLEEVGLDPHAVNNRGVVTVDDDGDVVNEEGLPPERIDLRE